The genomic DNA ATTCAACGTCAAATACTGGAGGAAAACAAATTGCGTCGTTTCCGCCCTAGTTCCCACGCAGTCTCGcacatattattaaataaatcgCATCATTAATTATTATGATGTTGCAGGGGGGCTGTTAATATAAAGTTATGAAAAGTAAAACACGCTCtaaaaatattgtattaaaaatacCACTgagattaatatatattttaattaatttatgaatTGGTTTCCCAGACATGGATTGTTTTTAGTCCTGGACTTTATCCTTGCAATGGGAAATAATAATTCAAAATGCTATGTAGTCCTGGACTAGACTTAATCCCTGTTTGGGAAACCACTCCTTAATGTGATTTGTTGGACACCTGCTGGTGACCTGAGAGCTTCATTTATGAGTCATCACTTTGTATTCACATAGCACCTGCGGGCTAAATTTATTCATAGACAATTCATATTAATCATGATTGCTATTGCTAAGATGGCTGTGACTTTAGTGTTAATGGTGTTAATGCAGTCTGGAGTGAGTTTCAGTTGTCAACAGTTCCACATTTGCAAACAAAtcttgatttttatttaaaatttccaTGGCTGACAGCAACTGAAATATCAAGTCCCCATTTTACTATTTGAGTGAGTGCTGTCTATTAGTTTATTAGTTGTTTTAGTTTGCTTTCCTTTGTAAACCCCAGCCTTATATGTGGCGGAGTGAATATGCTGTAGGCTTAATTTGTCTCTTTTGTGGAACAGCCACAATCCTCCTTTCAGTGTGTGGCTGGGGATTTGCACGTCCTCTTGCTAATGTTAGTTCCAGCCCCTTACTGCCCCTCACTTTTAGCAGTTTGAGTGCCCACATGCCCTAATTAGTTTACATGTTCTATGTGTTTGTTTGCAactcattttgaaaatgaatgtaCAGTCAGTGTATCTACCGGCCAGAACTTGGATCCTTCAGTCAGACTTGGTTCAGTGCACAAGGATAATCAGATATCTGACATTGTTCAGGAGGTATTCCCTCCCTTTTCGTCATTATTCATCCAATTATCTCCCACTCAGTGCTCATGCACTCTCCACAGTTTCATGAATTTCCCGCCTCCATGAATCAAAGTGTATGCACCCAAAAATAAGACTACACATATCCTGTTAGTGATTTTGATGAAGTTCATTTTATTGTGTTGTCTAGGTTTCAACTCCTCTACGAGCAACCCACTCTGAAggtaaacatttttattgtaatattcCAAACGTACAGTCTTTTTTAACAGATGGTATTTGATTCCTGGTATTAGTATCAGATTGGCATCATcaaataattttgaaaaatatgaTGCCAATCTGTAACAAACCTGAAAGGGCACCTACTTGTGATGTTGCTAGATGTTTATGACTTCTTGTGGGATATTGAAGTATGTTGTTTGTATCATGACAACGTCCTCTTTAGTGAAGCATTTCAGTGGTAATAACATATTTACTAAAGCTTAGTAATTTTTAGAGGAAGGTAGTGAATTGATATTGACACGTATCAGTAATTATGTGCTCATCTTAGTCTTTATCCAATTAAAACAACAGGTAGACTTGTTCTAAAATAATGTATTACCTACTATTGTGCACAATTTAATTCTGTGTAGTTGATCAATTGTTCCATTTCAACTTGACtgcaaaaatattatattgcttgaaaaaacaaattgtgATTTGAAAAGCTTATTGTGAAATGATCACCAGGTTAAATCTTTTGCCACATTGCCTACTGTTACAAAATGCTGAATCAATATGTTGAGGAAAGACAAGCCTAAAACTATATAAAGGCTGTGGGTTCCCATGCCTGGacttcgcagtcacacagctccagggacctggaggttgtggattcaaatcctgctccgggtgactgtctgtgaggagtttgatgtgttctccccttgtcagggtgggtttcctccaggtgctccaatttcctcccactgtACAAAAACTCAAaatgtccttaggtgtgagtgtgtgtcgccctgtgaaggactggcacctcctccagggtgtgttcctgaattgtgcccagtgattccaggtaggctcagaaCCCACcaatggataagtggttacagacaatgaatgaacaagagAGAAAGTCTTACATTTCAATGTAATTAAAtggaactgttttttttttttttacaaagtaaTATTTTGCTAACTTCAGTTGGTTCATTCTTCATGAACTTCTAACTTTCTAAAGAGCGACTGACATTAGTCGTGTACTTAGTAATATATGCAATCATGAAGTAGACTCTACATGTGAAAATATTGTGATTGTTATTGCAGTGATGCTGTTTCATGACGTGTGGACTCGAAGTTTGTGTCGATCTCTGGAGAAGTTGGTATCAGTGGAGGAGGAGTACCCGGGCAATGTAGAGTACATATTTAGTCCCAGTTGTGTCCCTCTACAGCGCTGCTCCGGCTGCTGTAATGATGAGAAACTAGAGTGCTTCCCCACTCTTACACATAACGTTACAATGCAGGTAGTTTTACCAAGTCTAATATATAAACACTGCTACAGAGCTGAACTGGGCAGTAGTCAATATTAGCCTAGCTTATTAAAGTTTGCACataaacagtaaaatataataacaaagTGCTATAGTCCTATATATGAAACTGTATATGTgttataatgtaataatgtgatgtaatgtatatgtaataatgggtatatatatatatatatatatatatatatatatatatatatatatatatatacacaacctttatcatttaaattttttttttgtatacatTACTAAACCAGTTAAACAGTCCATCACTGTACGGGACAATACATTACCCTAGACATAGCAGAGTAGGGTTTTATAAGAAAAACAATTATTAATTCAATACTAAATTGTccatattcaaaataaattcaCTCTGCCCCTCTCTGCTTTTATATCAGCTGGTGAGGATAAGTCCAGCTCAAAGGACCAGGCAGTATGTGCAGCTTTCATTTTTAGAGCATCACACCTGTGAGTGCAGGTATGGATCCAAGCCTCTGTACTTTTATTTAGACTCAGTGCTGTGAATTGTGTCATTAATATTGTGCCTCTTCTTGATTTATCATAGACCCAGATGGAATCATACAAAATATCAGAGGTAGGGATTTTCTGCCGTAATGGGGCTTTTCTGTTATTTATTCAAACTAAGGTAGTGGAATAACTGAATGTATGACTTTTCCTTTCAGCTACAGACAGCAGAAAAACAGGCCACgcaggagaagaaaaaggaaGCGTGGGAAGAGGAGAGCAGCAGACTGTGGCAAGTAAGCTCTGATATACCCTCTGCTGACCATAGGATATGTTTGGATTAGTAATGTGGGTCTTAAAGTGGAACTccactgctttttaaaaatttctTCATAATTAAACAATTGGAACAATAAGATTAGATGAACTTTATTAATCCCTGTATTCACGCTTTCTGAGTTTTAATGTTGATATATGTAATGCTGAAAAGATAAATAGCTAATTTTTACTAAAACTTATTGCTTTACCATAGTTTTAATATGTCACACATCAAGCAGTATATTAatgtacaattttttttatttacgtCCTTCAGGGCTTTTAGAGGCATTTTATCTGGTTCTTATCGTCTTGGAACAATTAGTTGATACTGTCACAGCTTTACTGGTGTAGATGAATTTGCATTTAACTGTTTTAGATTATGGCCttttatatatcatttacagaataaaagcattgaaaaatacttttttacTAAATATTTTTACTAATACACTGAACACCAATTcaccttaaaaatatatttaatgtttgcaGTTTGTCAATAGCAAgatacattttaacatttttaatgtttttttatacaTTCTTCTTTGAAAGGAATAAAacgggtgtctacaaacatttattttttaatgtaactaAGCTCTTTGTGCTTGTGTTTCTTTTGCATTTTGGTGTAGGTACCGTAATCAACTCAGCTAGGAGCATCTTCAGTCcctctgattttattttttacacaaacCTACAAGGACATGGACTGTAGCCTGGACAACAAGATGCATCTGggatataaattataataaggACCTCACCCTTGCCTAAAATTGTGTCCTCGCCATCTGCTGGCATTGAAGCATTTTCTGGGAAGGATAGAATAACGAACAGAACCTATATTTCTATCTGTGTTATGCCTTTTTTGTTGTAGTGGGCCTTACCTTGGTCAAAAGGACAAATAACTTAATCACAAGTGTGAGTTTCACAGAACTGAACAATATGAAGATGTGCAGACTCTAACTTGCAACTCATGTCCACATCTCTGACTTTTCATAATTTGCTGTGTACTCTGTGCAGTAGCACTGAAAATATCTAAATATGGTATACTTATAATATGGTATACTTATAATATTGTCCATAATGGGTTTGTGTGGTTTTCATTACAAACATGAAGAAACATGCCTGTTTTTACTTGTCTTTAAACTTCTTTTATAAATAATAGAATGCAACCATTGCAACAAGTCAGTTTGTGAAATTTCTTCCCTCCTAGTTATTCCATAATACGTTGTTATTTAACACTACAGTAAATCATGCcatgtgagagacagagtggtgTCTTTATGTACTGAGGTGCATAAAATTCACCAGTGATTTATTAACTCCTAACCTCTTTTGTCATTAACATCAGCACATCAGCTGTGCACCAGGAGCTTCATAGTTTGGGTTTGCATCCTCCAGCAGCTGCATGCAAGCCatacatcaccaagcacatcAGGAGTGGTTATACAGGCCCCAGCCGCTGGTCCCTGGAGCAGCGCAAATATGTTTTGTGGAGTGATGAATCACACTTCTCTACCTGGCAATCTGAAGTATGAATCTGGGTTTGGCAAATGTCAGGAAAACGTTCTGCCTGTCTGCATTGTGCCAACTGCAAAGAATGGTTTCTCCACTACCCAAAGCAATAAATTTGAAGTGAAAGATATTGAATGGcccatacattttacattttaatttaacttttGCAGTCTGATCAGAATTATTATACGTTAAAAAGGACTTAgtgtttataatgtgtttaataaacaaaacCTAGCTAAATTTCAGAAAAAGAGATATGTTTTCATTTGACAAGGTATGATTTggatattttaaacatatggtTTTATCCAATTGGTTTATATTGGTTTTAGCTTTATTGTTTGTCATGTCGGTGAATAAAACTGGACACCTTTCCGTAAGTATGAATGAAAGCTATGTAAAATGTTGTTCCTGACTGATGGAATCGTTGCGTTTAAGGTGTTAACGCGTCTCAGTTTCATCTGTATTCAAATGTCTGGAGTGTAAATAGATTTTGAAGAAGAGTAACCGGTGGCCCTGCCTTTATTTCGAGGTTAAAATAAGGACAGGGCGCGGAGCTGTTACGTAAGGCAGTCGTGTACTCGCTCACTGTTTCACATCTCCGTGTGTGTATCTGCAGCTCGTGGCCGAACAACGCCGCTCTGCGGTTGAACGCAATGTTCTCGCACCGCCGCACATTTGTCGCGCGGTCACGTTTTTTAGCTGAACGTCCCAGGCGCCGACCAATAGGAGAGCAGGACGCGTTTGAGTGGGCGGAACTAGCGATCCAGAGTCTGTGACGTTTATTGTAGTTTATGTGAGGGTACGCCCATTTTTACCAAAAAAGGAGCGCATTAAAACAAAGACGTAGAAAAGATTTCGTCATTACATTTCGGCTGTTAAAGATAGACGTGCAATAAATGTTGTTATAGATTAATGCTCGCCCCAGGTGTGTTCCTAAGAGCGGAGAAACTGTCTAATGGCGGCTACTCGGGTTTAATGATCTCTCTGCATGTGCTCGGCTGTGTGCAGGGGTGGAACTGACGTACGTTACTCTGCCCGGTCCCGTGTACTGTATCGTGTAGTTC from Hoplias malabaricus isolate fHopMal1 chromosome 7, fHopMal1.hap1, whole genome shotgun sequence includes the following:
- the pgfa gene encoding snake venom vascular endothelial growth factor toxin ICPP; this translates as MVSLVSLTQIFTTVALQIQVSTPLRATHSEVMLFHDVWTRSLCRSLEKLVSVEEEYPGNVEYIFSPSCVPLQRCSGCCNDEKLECFPTLTHNVTMQLVRISPAQRTRQYVQLSFLEHHTCECRPRWNHTKYQSYRQQKNRPRRRRKRKRGKRRAADCGKYRNQLS